In one window of Armatimonadota bacterium DNA:
- a CDS encoding sugar phosphate isomerase/epimerase → MAARWLLFTKTLRDLETDEMADAIADLAFDGADLLIRDGAQVTPANVRHELPEAAEALRVAGLSVPAAACDVTRPDDPYAEDIFTACAGEGIELLRLGFYGYDPALGFEASMRQARESLRGLAELGRRHGVKPMLQLHGGNKLNCSGALALQLVEGIAPEDLGIYTDPGNMVAQEGAEPWAMHLDMLGEYLCYVGVKNLRWIHQEGRWRVRWVGLDDGLIRWDDIFRLLRERGYDGPLSLHSFYDYLSPNQVIEQTREDLAYARTCWGEERG, encoded by the coding sequence GTGGCTGCGCGGTGGCTGCTGTTCACGAAGACGCTTCGCGACCTCGAGACGGACGAGATGGCGGACGCGATCGCCGATCTCGCTTTCGACGGCGCGGACCTGCTGATCCGCGACGGCGCGCAGGTGACGCCGGCGAACGTGCGGCACGAGCTGCCCGAGGCGGCCGAGGCCCTGCGCGTCGCCGGGCTGTCAGTGCCGGCTGCGGCGTGTGATGTCACGCGGCCCGACGATCCATACGCCGAGGATATCTTCACGGCGTGCGCGGGCGAAGGCATCGAGCTGCTGCGCCTCGGCTTCTACGGCTACGATCCCGCGCTCGGATTCGAGGCGAGCATGAGGCAGGCGCGCGAGTCGCTGCGCGGGCTCGCGGAACTCGGCCGCCGCCACGGCGTCAAGCCCATGCTCCAACTCCACGGCGGCAACAAGCTTAACTGCTCCGGCGCGCTGGCGCTCCAATTGGTCGAAGGCATTGCCCCCGAGGACCTCGGCATCTACACCGACCCCGGCAACATGGTGGCGCAGGAGGGCGCGGAGCCGTGGGCGATGCATCTCGACATGCTCGGCGAGTACCTCTGCTACGTCGGAGTCAAGAACCTGCGATGGATTCACCAAGAGGGACGATGGCGCGTCCGGTGGGTCGGGCTCGACGACGGCCTCATCCGCTGGGATGACATCTTCCGCTTGCTGCGCGAGCGGGGTTACGATGGGCCGTTGAGCCTGCACAGCTTCTACGACTACCTCAGCCCCAATCAGGTCATCGAGCAGACGCGCGAGGATCTGGCCTACGCGCGGACATGCTGGGGCGAGGAACGAGGGTGA
- a CDS encoding glycoside hydrolase family 9 protein — MRHAAIIAIIFTVCGSALGANLVANPSAESGGAVPDSWRAVPAAAGTWCDQGARFGEKSLGLDGAQLRAAWRSDTIPAESPQGYRLSGWIRSEGGTGWIEARFLGARGRLVETVRTPSASDAAWAYVAADLSASSVREAGSVSVVCRAEQGPCFFDGVRLSPLDRNLLRNTELTPMRLGDQDDPAGTPAGWHALPESDSRPVAVAEPSPDAGKALRLGTPGPDRVASYLVDLPDGARLCEMTAQILSDGAASYAISWFGPRGWMRDDAAEVAETGGRLQEVTVAAAPPPGANRVRVTFSLLRGESAFVKPMRLVAVTPPGAAEVEVFVNQVGYEPDGRKTAIVASTRFPARLDDARFAVVDGTGARISEGTLNPLGRVHEGAPDDWGRYYWLADFSDLRETGTYRIEAAIAGEGAESFPFDVARGVIFRATAELAYQFLYYQRCGGDVPGWHGPCHLDDGRLPDGSHVALAGGWHDAGDYNKWMYVEGPPLVLYGLASAYAAHRDYFDAIDRDANGRADLLDEILWGADWLMRMRNPATGGLYGSVSTGWSYWGKAERETDNIPGNDDDRPVADEHPAVAVAAAALAKTAQCVDDGESFLRAAVELEAYAKEKEGQGADRLLATVALWQATGDDAYLEQARACADAVAKGDPKGRQGRALAALALFVATAPGARENQDYRRAIEESLAWFTGMQEQPFPVVAGRAGDAQDMEEPRRVGEWGSHMGLTSNAWAGLACARAIGSQDAAQSAFTELDWMFGLNPLGLCMMDDVGSRNPSAYHHRYFDYPGHRDGAVPGAIPNGIARPPSRRDLDLPYFDSITRDPTSSEPWIPYTGYYLSALAMMEQAD; from the coding sequence ATGAGACACGCCGCGATCATCGCGATCATATTCACGGTCTGCGGTTCTGCTCTTGGGGCGAACCTGGTCGCCAACCCGTCGGCTGAATCCGGAGGCGCGGTGCCCGATTCGTGGCGTGCGGTCCCGGCCGCGGCCGGGACGTGGTGCGATCAGGGGGCGCGTTTCGGTGAGAAGAGCCTCGGCCTCGACGGCGCCCAACTGCGCGCGGCATGGCGCTCCGACACGATACCGGCGGAGTCCCCGCAGGGCTACCGCCTCAGCGGCTGGATTCGCTCCGAAGGCGGGACCGGCTGGATCGAGGCGCGCTTCCTGGGCGCCCGCGGCCGCCTCGTCGAAACCGTGCGAACGCCGAGCGCGAGCGACGCGGCGTGGGCATATGTCGCTGCGGACCTCTCCGCATCCAGCGTGCGCGAGGCTGGGTCGGTATCCGTCGTGTGCCGCGCGGAACAGGGCCCTTGCTTCTTCGACGGTGTCCGCCTCTCGCCGCTCGACCGCAATCTTCTGCGCAACACCGAACTGACGCCCATGCGACTCGGCGATCAGGATGATCCGGCCGGCACCCCCGCGGGCTGGCACGCGCTGCCGGAATCGGATTCCCGCCCGGTGGCCGTTGCGGAGCCATCGCCGGATGCGGGCAAGGCGCTGCGCCTCGGCACACCGGGTCCGGATCGCGTCGCGTCGTATCTCGTCGATCTGCCGGACGGCGCGCGGCTCTGCGAGATGACCGCCCAAATACTCTCCGACGGCGCGGCATCGTACGCGATATCCTGGTTCGGCCCGCGCGGGTGGATGCGTGATGATGCTGCTGAGGTGGCAGAGACGGGCGGCCGTTTGCAGGAAGTCACGGTGGCCGCCGCCCCGCCGCCCGGAGCGAACCGCGTCCGCGTTACCTTCTCGCTGCTGCGCGGGGAGTCCGCATTCGTCAAGCCGATGCGGCTCGTGGCGGTGACGCCGCCCGGCGCGGCGGAAGTCGAAGTCTTCGTCAACCAGGTCGGTTACGAGCCCGACGGCCGCAAGACGGCAATCGTCGCCAGCACGCGATTCCCGGCGCGCCTTGACGACGCCCGGTTCGCGGTGGTTGACGGCACTGGCGCGCGGATCTCCGAGGGCACGCTGAACCCGCTCGGGCGCGTGCACGAGGGCGCGCCCGATGACTGGGGACGCTATTACTGGCTTGCGGATTTCTCCGATCTGCGCGAGACGGGAACCTATCGCATCGAGGCGGCGATCGCAGGCGAAGGCGCGGAGTCTTTCCCCTTCGATGTCGCCCGCGGCGTGATCTTCCGCGCGACTGCGGAGTTGGCCTATCAGTTCCTGTACTACCAGCGCTGCGGCGGGGACGTGCCGGGCTGGCACGGCCCGTGCCATCTCGACGACGGCCGGCTCCCGGACGGTTCGCACGTGGCGCTGGCCGGCGGCTGGCACGATGCGGGGGATTACAACAAGTGGATGTACGTCGAAGGCCCGCCGCTGGTGCTCTACGGCCTGGCAAGCGCCTACGCGGCGCATCGCGATTACTTCGACGCCATTGACCGCGATGCCAACGGCCGCGCCGACCTGCTCGACGAGATCCTGTGGGGCGCCGACTGGCTCATGCGCATGCGCAACCCGGCGACGGGCGGCCTGTACGGCTCGGTCTCGACCGGCTGGTCGTATTGGGGGAAGGCGGAACGAGAAACCGACAATATCCCCGGCAATGATGACGACCGGCCCGTGGCCGACGAGCACCCGGCGGTCGCTGTCGCGGCGGCGGCGCTGGCGAAGACCGCGCAGTGCGTGGACGACGGCGAGTCGTTCCTGCGCGCCGCCGTTGAATTGGAGGCGTACGCCAAGGAGAAAGAAGGACAGGGCGCCGACCGCCTGCTCGCGACCGTCGCGTTGTGGCAGGCCACCGGCGATGATGCGTACCTGGAGCAGGCCCGCGCGTGCGCCGACGCGGTTGCGAAGGGAGACCCCAAGGGCCGCCAGGGGCGAGCGCTCGCGGCGCTCGCGCTGTTCGTCGCGACGGCGCCCGGCGCGCGCGAGAATCAGGACTACCGGCGCGCCATCGAGGAGTCGCTCGCGTGGTTCACGGGAATGCAAGAGCAACCCTTCCCGGTTGTCGCGGGACGCGCGGGTGACGCGCAGGACATGGAGGAACCCCGGCGCGTCGGCGAGTGGGGCAGCCACATGGGCTTGACCTCAAATGCCTGGGCCGGGCTGGCGTGCGCGCGGGCGATCGGCTCGCAGGACGCGGCGCAGAGCGCGTTCACGGAGCTGGACTGGATGTTCGGCCTCAACCCGCTGGGGCTGTGCATGATGGACGATGTCGGGTCGCGCAACCCCTCCGCCTACCACCACCGCTACTTCGACTATCCCGGCCATCGCGACGGCGCGGTGCCGGGTGCGATCCCGAACGGCATCGCGCGCCCGCCGAGCCGCAGAGACCTGGACCTGCCGTATTTCGACTCCATCACCCGCGACCCGACCAGCTCCGAGCCGTGGATTCCGTACACCGGCTACTATCTCTCCGCGCTGGCGATGATGGAGCAGGCCGACTGA
- a CDS encoding VCBS repeat-containing protein: protein MISQRTATVVWTLALLVAAVGTAEAAEPQVVWKADIGARVYTSPLTCDLLPSPGLETVVCASETRRVVCLSAAGVTMWSFGEGFSRRLTSTPSAADLDDDGKLEIVVAGGGGNLVCLGSNGALRWRLQLEGGVDWSAPVIADLDGDGTLGVVVGTGGGVLYRLAADGSVVWQTKLDGGVSSLLSVADVNGDGRKEIIVPVARSVVCLDAAGETVWEFAGHAECNGVSVADVDADGRPEILAAYDDQVLCCLDASGARKWAYHGGYAGGGSASFMPPSVADLDGDGEVEIVFADSNGTVRCVDGAGSERCYFTAGSSAGDQPVIGDVDGDGEAEVIVGFEDGSLVCLDDAPAVEWRYMTEFRSPYPGLADLDGDGRVEVIATSNDNYVYCLRPPAGKASGRLPWPMRRLDPQQSAALESR from the coding sequence TTGATATCACAACGTACGGCCACAGTTGTGTGGACTCTCGCGTTGCTCGTCGCCGCAGTGGGCACTGCCGAGGCGGCGGAGCCGCAGGTTGTGTGGAAGGCGGACATCGGCGCGCGGGTGTACACCTCCCCGCTGACGTGTGATCTGCTTCCCAGCCCCGGCCTCGAGACCGTCGTCTGCGCGAGCGAAACGCGGCGGGTCGTGTGCCTGAGCGCCGCGGGCGTGACGATGTGGTCGTTCGGCGAGGGCTTCTCCCGGCGCCTGACCTCCACGCCCTCCGCCGCGGACCTCGACGATGACGGCAAGCTGGAGATCGTTGTCGCGGGCGGAGGCGGCAACCTCGTGTGCCTCGGCAGCAACGGCGCGCTGCGGTGGCGGTTGCAGCTAGAAGGCGGCGTGGACTGGAGCGCGCCCGTGATCGCGGATCTCGACGGCGACGGTACGCTCGGGGTTGTCGTCGGGACGGGAGGCGGAGTTCTCTACCGCCTCGCTGCCGACGGCTCCGTGGTGTGGCAGACGAAGCTCGACGGAGGCGTGTCGTCGCTGCTGTCGGTGGCGGACGTGAACGGTGACGGACGCAAGGAGATCATCGTTCCGGTCGCGCGCTCGGTCGTGTGTCTCGACGCCGCGGGCGAAACCGTGTGGGAGTTTGCGGGGCACGCGGAGTGCAACGGTGTGTCGGTAGCTGATGTTGACGCTGATGGGCGGCCGGAGATCCTTGCGGCCTATGACGACCAGGTGCTGTGCTGCCTGGACGCGAGCGGTGCGCGGAAATGGGCCTATCACGGCGGCTACGCCGGGGGCGGCAGCGCGAGCTTCATGCCTCCCTCCGTCGCCGACCTCGACGGCGACGGCGAGGTCGAGATCGTCTTCGCCGACAGCAACGGCACCGTGCGCTGCGTGGACGGCGCAGGCAGCGAGCGCTGCTACTTCACTGCGGGCTCATCGGCAGGCGACCAGCCGGTGATTGGGGATGTCGACGGCGACGGCGAGGCCGAGGTGATCGTCGGCTTCGAGGACGGTTCGCTGGTGTGCCTGGATGACGCGCCCGCAGTGGAATGGCGGTATATGACCGAGTTTCGGTCGCCTTACCCGGGCCTGGCGGACCTCGACGGCGATGGGCGGGTTGAGGTGATCGCGACCTCCAACGACAACTACGTTTACTGCTTGCGGCCGCCGGCCGGAAAGGCATCGGGCAGACTGCCGTGGCCGATGCGCCGGCTCGACCCGCAGCAGAGCGCCGCGCTGGAGAGTAGGTGA
- a CDS encoding Gfo/Idh/MocA family oxidoreductase: protein MAETVRVGMLGIENSHSVAYTRLWQGDVPAEERVPGARVVACLNQQRTDQDADDEKKFLAQLQEMGVEKVVSKPEDMLGEVDAVAVVSRAGNEHLPLAEPFLRAGMPTFVDKPLATDLDVARKIVALARENNAPLFSASSVRYAPEVVEHRNMHDEIGKVRTGAVWCPASRDLGFYGIHAIEMMSALWGPGAKWVSAFHSEDKHLAWVGYEDGAAYAVHLVRYGSPGFGFTYLGEGKSGFSPVNAAYGPIARVMTKMFHDRETPLDLDTCVQSIAILEAFRKSENGKIVELASL, encoded by the coding sequence GTGGCGGAAACGGTTCGCGTCGGCATGCTCGGCATCGAGAACTCCCACTCGGTCGCGTATACCAGGCTGTGGCAGGGCGATGTGCCCGCAGAGGAGCGCGTGCCTGGGGCGCGCGTCGTGGCGTGCCTGAACCAGCAGCGCACGGATCAGGACGCGGATGACGAGAAGAAGTTCCTCGCGCAGCTCCAGGAAATGGGCGTCGAGAAGGTCGTGTCCAAGCCTGAGGACATGCTCGGCGAAGTGGACGCCGTCGCCGTCGTCTCGCGCGCGGGCAACGAGCACCTGCCGCTCGCGGAGCCGTTCCTGCGGGCGGGCATGCCGACGTTCGTGGACAAGCCGCTCGCCACGGATCTCGATGTCGCGCGCAAGATCGTCGCGCTCGCGCGGGAGAACAACGCGCCGCTGTTCTCGGCGTCCTCCGTGCGCTACGCGCCGGAGGTCGTCGAGCACCGCAACATGCATGACGAGATCGGAAAGGTGCGCACCGGGGCGGTCTGGTGCCCGGCCAGTCGCGACCTCGGCTTCTACGGCATCCACGCCATCGAGATGATGAGCGCGCTGTGGGGCCCCGGCGCGAAATGGGTCAGCGCCTTCCACAGCGAGGACAAGCACCTGGCATGGGTGGGATATGAGGACGGCGCCGCGTACGCGGTGCACCTCGTTCGCTACGGCAGCCCGGGCTTTGGCTTCACGTATCTCGGCGAGGGGAAGAGCGGCTTCAGCCCCGTCAACGCCGCCTACGGGCCCATCGCGCGGGTGATGACGAAGATGTTCCACGACCGCGAGACGCCGCTCGACCTGGATACTTGCGTGCAGTCCATCGCGATCCTGGAAGCCTTCCGCAAGTCCGAAAACGGGAAGATCGTTGAGTTGGCGTCGCTGTGA
- a CDS encoding endonuclease V, with amino-acid sequence MEALPNGNELARASLRRSLSRAQAEAVQAALAEHVRSSGLKLAEVRTVAGAACVDADDEVIAAAALLTFPALELMEQATARAEPGMGYVSGLRAFREGAVLVAAVENLGKRPDALFVRGHGLAHPRRCGLASHVGLALGLPSIGCALRALASGAGRRSAGMLAHSPGCEGTRRTMGSALSFGEPGDCAPLVDEHGQHVGASVVTRPGSRPLLVSVGHMIDLGTAVALTLACCRGHVMPEPLGMATMAARRAAGT; translated from the coding sequence ATGGAAGCGCTCCCCAACGGCAACGAACTGGCGAGAGCATCGCTCCGCCGCTCCCTCAGCCGCGCGCAAGCCGAGGCGGTGCAGGCTGCCCTCGCGGAGCATGTGCGGTCGAGCGGGCTGAAGCTGGCGGAGGTGCGGACGGTGGCGGGCGCGGCGTGCGTAGATGCGGATGACGAAGTCATCGCGGCGGCAGCGCTGCTGACGTTTCCCGCGCTGGAGTTGATGGAGCAAGCCACAGCGCGAGCCGAGCCGGGGATGGGATACGTGTCCGGCCTGCGCGCGTTTCGCGAGGGCGCGGTCCTTGTCGCGGCGGTTGAGAACCTCGGCAAGCGGCCGGACGCGCTGTTCGTGCGAGGGCACGGGTTGGCGCACCCGCGCCGGTGCGGGCTGGCGAGCCATGTCGGACTGGCGTTAGGTCTGCCGTCAATCGGTTGCGCGCTGCGGGCGCTCGCCAGCGGAGCCGGGCGGCGCTCGGCGGGGATGCTGGCGCATAGTCCAGGGTGCGAGGGCACCCGCCGCACCATGGGAAGCGCCTTGTCCTTCGGCGAGCCGGGGGACTGCGCGCCGCTGGTTGATGAGCACGGCCAGCACGTCGGCGCATCGGTCGTCACGCGGCCGGGGTCGCGACCGCTGCTGGTGTCGGTGGGGCATATGATTGACCTGGGCACGGCGGTAGCGTTGACGCTGGCGTGCTGCCGCGGTCATGTGATGCCTGAACCGTTAGGGATGGCGACCATGGCGGCGCGTCGGGCAGCCGGCACCTGA
- a CDS encoding DUF4434 domain-containing protein, producing MRQGTRTKTRKTVGLNGVFIRPPEHLGWSKAQWGDALAAIAAADMDAVIVQWCSASGRALYRSDLNDPMPGMGTDDILEAVFAGAEESGLSVFLGLDAARPLMDIHYGPVEAAARRAAASLMDILTRSGFSDSLSGIYLPQEWSAPPTPAEAEAMEKTATFCRMACPHLVVCTTAPPPRLPVAGHGWELFDTDPQAKAAQVDLLADWAEAWGEVVRRAQLDALLVRDDVGSLRCTPEAADDAYEMMEFELADTDCELWAQVGLYEVARRRAGGDPARLPSAGIGRLRSQLQTAARHCDALFGFSFEYIDPAAGGARAKLYEAYRKHAGATKRRVTVKERRTPRPADTPDPLLDKAMAVERIIEERHLLEGQIMTVVDYRYDLDDRRNQWQEDADWLTGLYTGAECLRYAATGDADAKTRARRSFEALCMLSTISGVPGVVARSYRRSFTGGLGTGRKRWIKKRGEDIWWGGDISRDQLSGHFFGLATYYDLVADDSERKLIRQLVLDIAGSLLDHRMQAVDWDGEYTIHGNFWVAPFQALATLKLAHHITGENRFQEAYAEFINPHFFLGHSIIQASAILDPFFQHYQWDSPAYHLLQYETDPDVLRHLLRALDLVYEDVKDLGNVYLYFVYQTYRPESDAARRGEIELLEFTPGNLYVPNWRREIGKYVAEHGEELPPQLRDTLSYCLNPDEQSQDFVASFIPMRLRPPMEFNWQYYVGIQTRGRAGGRPHGPYVGYAGIDYLLAYWMGRYHGFLR from the coding sequence ATGAGACAAGGTACGCGCACGAAAACGCGAAAGACGGTCGGACTGAACGGCGTTTTCATCAGGCCGCCGGAGCACCTCGGGTGGTCGAAGGCGCAGTGGGGCGATGCGTTGGCGGCGATCGCCGCCGCCGACATGGATGCGGTCATCGTTCAATGGTGCTCGGCGAGCGGTCGGGCGTTGTATCGGTCCGACCTCAATGACCCGATGCCGGGCATGGGGACGGATGACATCCTGGAGGCGGTCTTCGCCGGAGCGGAGGAGAGCGGATTATCCGTGTTTCTCGGGCTCGACGCCGCGAGGCCCCTCATGGACATCCATTACGGCCCGGTCGAGGCGGCCGCCCGCCGCGCGGCGGCTTCACTCATGGATATCCTAACTCGCTCCGGCTTCAGCGACAGCTTGAGCGGCATTTATTTGCCGCAGGAATGGTCGGCGCCGCCGACGCCTGCGGAGGCCGAGGCGATGGAGAAAACCGCGACCTTCTGCCGCATGGCATGCCCGCATCTCGTCGTGTGCACCACGGCCCCGCCGCCCAGACTGCCTGTCGCGGGGCACGGCTGGGAACTGTTCGACACCGATCCGCAGGCGAAGGCGGCGCAGGTCGATCTTCTCGCCGACTGGGCCGAGGCGTGGGGCGAGGTCGTCAGGCGCGCGCAGCTGGACGCGCTGCTCGTACGCGATGACGTGGGGTCCCTTCGCTGCACACCGGAAGCGGCGGACGATGCGTACGAGATGATGGAGTTCGAGCTGGCGGACACGGACTGCGAGCTGTGGGCGCAGGTCGGGCTCTACGAAGTCGCGCGCCGGCGCGCGGGCGGCGATCCCGCGCGTCTCCCGTCCGCCGGCATTGGCCGCCTGCGCAGCCAGCTTCAGACCGCCGCCCGGCATTGCGATGCGCTGTTCGGCTTCAGCTTCGAGTACATCGACCCAGCCGCGGGCGGAGCGCGCGCGAAGCTGTATGAGGCCTATCGCAAGCACGCCGGCGCAACCAAGCGGCGCGTCACGGTCAAGGAGCGCCGCACGCCGCGGCCTGCCGACACCCCCGACCCCTTGCTCGATAAGGCGATGGCGGTGGAGCGCATCATCGAGGAGCGCCACCTCCTCGAAGGCCAGATCATGACCGTCGTCGATTATCGCTACGACCTCGACGACCGCCGCAACCAATGGCAGGAAGACGCCGACTGGCTCACCGGTCTTTACACCGGCGCGGAGTGCTTGCGCTATGCGGCGACGGGTGACGCGGACGCCAAGACGCGCGCCCGGCGTTCGTTCGAGGCGCTGTGCATGCTGAGCACGATAAGCGGCGTGCCGGGGGTGGTCGCGCGCAGCTACCGACGCAGCTTCACCGGTGGCCTCGGCACCGGTCGCAAGCGCTGGATCAAGAAGCGCGGCGAGGACATCTGGTGGGGGGGCGATATCAGCCGCGACCAGCTGAGCGGACACTTCTTCGGGCTGGCGACGTACTACGACCTGGTGGCCGATGACTCGGAGCGCAAGCTGATTCGGCAATTGGTGTTGGACATCGCCGGCTCCCTCCTCGACCACCGCATGCAGGCCGTTGACTGGGACGGCGAGTACACCATCCACGGCAACTTCTGGGTCGCTCCGTTCCAGGCGCTGGCAACGCTCAAGCTCGCGCATCACATCACCGGGGAGAACCGCTTCCAGGAGGCGTACGCGGAATTTATCAACCCGCACTTCTTCCTCGGCCACTCCATCATCCAGGCGTCCGCGATCCTCGACCCGTTCTTCCAGCACTATCAATGGGACAGCCCGGCCTACCACCTGCTGCAGTACGAGACCGACCCCGACGTCCTGCGCCACCTCTTGCGCGCGCTCGACTTAGTCTACGAGGATGTCAAGGATCTCGGCAACGTCTACCTCTACTTCGTGTACCAGACCTATCGCCCCGAGAGCGATGCGGCGCGGCGCGGTGAGATAGAGCTGCTGGAGTTCACCCCCGGCAATCTGTACGTGCCCAACTGGCGGCGCGAGATCGGGAAGTACGTCGCCGAACACGGCGAGGAGCTTCCGCCGCAGCTGCGCGACACACTGTCGTACTGCCTCAATCCGGACGAGCAGTCGCAGGACTTCGTGGCGTCGTTCATCCCGATGCGCCTGCGCCCGCCGATGGAGTTCAACTGGCAGTACTACGTGGGGATTCAGACGCGTGGGCGAGCAGGGGGCAGGCCGCACGGGCCGTACGTGGGGTACGCGGGTATCGACTATCTGCTCGCATACTGGATGGGGCGCTACCACGGGTTCCTGCGGTAA